CGCAACCGGCCGCAAGCCGCCGCCCTACATGGAGGAGTACATCGAGCTGTGGGAGGCGTGGAAGGTGTACCCGCCGCAGTCACCGCAGGGTGAGGCGGCGTTCGCCGACCTGATGGACTGGTTCAGCCGCAACTACGTGTCGATCTGGCCCACCGGCAGCATGACGGTGCCGACGGTGTACAACGTCAACCTCGGCAACGTGATCAAGGAGGGCTACCCCTTCGACCGCGCGCTCGACTACGGCATGGAGCAGCTCTTCTACCGCAACATGTAGCCGCCGGCTTGACCTGCGGCACCGAACGAACGGGCGGGGAATGTTTCCCCGTCCGTCTTTTTCCCTGCGCACGACATCCTGATCTGGACAGGCTTCCGGCCCCCCGGTTAGGATCAGCCGTCCGCGGGCGTCGAGTCCGCTCGTCGCCCTTCCCCTGAGTAACCGCGCATGCTTGCTTTCATCCGCCGACGATTCTTCATCGCGATCCCGCTGCTGGTGATGATCTCCATTGCCTCGTTCGGCATCATCCTGCTGCCGCCGGGGAGCTACGTCGAGACCTACATCCAGCGCCTCGAGGAGCAGGGCTTCCTGGCCAATGAGAGCGTGATCGAACAGCTCTACCGGCAATACGGGCTCGACAAGGATCCGGCGACCCAGTACTGGCTGTGGATGCGCAACTTCCTGACCAAGGGAGAGATGGGGCGCTCCTTCATCTACAACATGCCGGTCACCGACCTGATAATGGAGCGCCTGCCGCTGTCGCTCGCCTTCACCTTCGCGGCGTTCGCCGTGACCTGGATCATCGCCGTCCCGCTCGGCATCTACTCCGCGGTACGGCAGTACTCGCTGACCGACTACGCGGCGACCACCATGAGCTTCGTCGGCCTGGCGGTGCCCAACTTCCTGTTGGCGCTGGGGTTGGCCTACGTAGTATTCGTCAATACCGGCCATGCCATCACCAGCCTGTACTCGCTGGAGTACCGCAACGCCCCCTGGTCGTTGGCCAAGGTAATCGACGTCGCCAAGAACGCCTGGCTGGGCGTCGTGGTGCTCGCCGTGGGCGGCACCGCGCCGCTGGTACGGATCCTGCGCGGCACCCTGCTCGACGAACTGAAGAAGCTGTACGTGACCACCGCACGCGCCAAGGGATTGCGCGAAACGCGCGTCATCTTCAAGTACCCGGTGCGCATCGCCTTCAACCCGCTGATCAGCACCATCGGCTGGACGCTGCCGGCCCTGGTCAGCGGCGAGGTGATCGTGTCGCGGGTGCTGGGTCTGGAGACCCTGGGGCCGGTGCTGCTGGAGGGCGCGCTGTCGGAGGACATGTACCTCGTCGGCAGCATCGTGATGATCCTGAGCGCGCTGGTCATTGTCGGCACCCTGGTGTCCGACATCCTGCTGGCGGTGATTGATCCCCGCATCCGCTTCGGCCGGAGCGCCGGCTGATGGCGCGACGGGGCGCCGGCGCGGCTGCCGCCCGCGCGGCGGCGCCGGGTCGGGCCGCGGCGGAGACCACGGCATCCGACAACGGAGCCACGACCGCCGAAGAGCGTGCCTTCGTCGCTTCCCAGCGGCAACTGGTGTGGCGCAAGTTCCGGCGCCACAAGCTGGCGGTGATGGCAATCGTGGTGCTCGGCGCGCTCTACTTCATCTCGCTCTTTGCCGAGTTCTTCACTCCCTACCCGGCGCTGCACCGCTTCAAGGAGTTCGGCGAGGCGCCGCCTACCCGCGTCCGATTCGTCAGTCCCACGCGCGGGTTGAGCCGGCCGTTCGTATTCGCCCGGGCGCGCGAACTGGACAAGGCCACCTTTACCTACCAGTACACCGACAGCGACCGCGAACTCGTCATCCGCTTCTTCGTGCGCAGCGAGGAGCCGTTCACCCTGCTCGGTTTCATCCCCTGGAACGTCAAGCTGTTCGGGATCGAGGATCCGTCGGTGCCGCTGTTCCTGTTCGGCTCCGACCGGCTCGGGCGCGACGTGTTCTCGCGCACGTTCTACGCCGGCCGCGTCTCGCTGTTCATCGGCTTCGGCGGCGTGTTCGTGGCGTTCATCCTCGGGGTCATCCTGGGCGGCATGTCGGGCTACTACGGAGGCGTGGTGGACGACGCGATCCAGCGCGTCATCGACATGCTGCTGAGTATTCCTACCATCCCGCTGTGGATCGCGCTGTCGGCCGCCCTGCCGCACGACTGGGGCATCCTCAAGATCTACTTCGCCATCACGATCATCCTGGCGCTGCTGGCCTGGCCCGGCCTGGCGCGGGTGGTGCGCGGCAAGCTGATCAGCCTGCGCGAGGAAGACTTCGTGATGGCGGCCCAAGTCGCAGCGGCCAAGAACGGCGCCATCATCCGCCGCCACCTGGTTCCCGGCTTCACCAGCTACCTGATCACCCATCTCACCTTGGCGATACCCTTCATGATCGCGGGAGAAACCGCGCTCAGCTTCCTGGGCCTGGGCATTCGGGCGCCGGCGGTGAGCTGGGGCACGCTGCTGCAGGACGCGCAGTCGATCTCGGTGCTGGCACTGCAGCCGTGGCTGATCATCCCCGCGTTTCCCGTGATCCTGGCGGTGATGATGTTCAACTTCGTCGGGGACGGCCTGCGCGACGCCGCCGACCCCTACGCCGCCTGACCCGCTGCCGCCGGTCGCGGGCTCCGCTGCGTGCGTTGCCCGTCCCGGACGGTGGAGACTTGGGGCAGGTTACGGCTTCAGGTGCTCGCCCGGGCGGCGGTTCGTTGCCGCCGGGGCGGCGGTCCCGGTGTAGCGCGGCAGCAGCGGGAGCAGACGCCGGCGTGTCTCCGGCGGTACCCCGTCGGTGGATGCCCGGTGGCCGGCCGAGTAGGAGGCCTGCATCCGCTCCGAGAGGTCGTCCCAGCGCGGCAGGTACCACATGGTCAGCACCATGCGCCGCCGCTCCGTGCCGTTCGCCCGCGGCGCGTGCAGCACGCGCGAGTCGCCGATCAGCAGGTCTCCGGCCTTGATCGGCACGTCGATCTGCCCCGCGGCATCGGCGTACTTGACCGACGTGTCGGGATTCTCGTAGCGGATGTCGGTGCCGTGCCCCTCGTACTCGTGCTGCGGAAAGCGGCGCCGGTGCGAGTCCGGGATGACCCGCAGGCAGCCGTTCTGCGGTGAGGTGTCCACCAGGTAGTACATCAGGAGGTTGACCGAGGGGCGAGTAGGTGGCCAGCATTGAGCATACCAACTCTCGTGGAGGGAGCTCCTGAGCAACCAAGAGCCGCCGGGACCGCGCGGCGTCCCGCTGGTGGGCAACGCACTGCACTTTCGCCGCGACCCGCTGGGTTTCCTGACCCGAGCGGCGCGCGAGCACGGTGACATCGTACGGCTCACCGCGGGCCGCCAGGAGATGCTGTTCATCAACCACCCGGCGCTGCTGGAGAGCGTGCTGGCCACCAACGCGCGCCGGTTCACGCGCAGCAAGTCGAAGCCCCCCACCCGGCTCGACCATCTGCTGGCCGGTGGCGAGGACGTGTACCGGGTGATCAACTTTCCCGGCGACGAGGACTTCTGGGTCCGCGAGCGGCACCGGTTCAACCCGCTGCTGAAGGGCAGCGCCCTCGCCCGCTACGGCCCCACCATGGTGCGCATGGCCGAGCGGCACATCTCCACCTGGCGGCAGGGGGAAGTCCTCGAAGTACACCGCGAGATGAGCCGGCTGTCGCTCGACATCGTGCTCAACTCCCTGTACGGGGCCGACTACCCGGATCGCCGCGACGCGATTCTGGATACCTGCGAGACGATCGTGCGCGACATCACCCACCGCGCCACCCACCCCTTCCAGGCGCCGCCGATCGTGCCGACGAAGGAGAACGTCAAGCTGCGCAAGGCGGTGCGGGAGGGACGGGAACTGATCGAAAGGGTGATCCGCGAGCATCCGGAAGTGCATGACGGCGCCGGCGACCTGATCGAGGTGCTGCGCCGCGCCGGCGATGCCGAGCCGGACCTGCTGCGCAGTCCCGAGTGGCAGTACCAGTTGGTGGCGCTGCTGATCGCCGGCCACGAGACCACGGCGGTAGCCCTGACCTGGACCTGGTACCTGCTCGCCCAGCACCCGTCGGCCACGGAGCGGCTCATTGCGGAGGTGGATGCGACCGTCGCCGGACGCGCGCCGACGAAGGACGACATGGCGGCGCTGGCCTGGTGTGACGCCGTGTTCAAGGAGGCGCTGCGCTTGTATCCGCCGGTGCCGGTCATTCCGCGCATGGCGTACGAGGAGTTCACCCTCGGCGGATACACGGTGGCGCCGGGCACGGTGATCCTGATCTGCCCGTGGGTGACGCACCGCGACGGGCGATTCTTCGCCGACGCGGAGCGGTTCCGCCCGCAGCGCTGGCTCGACGGCCCCGAGCCGCGGCGCTACAGCTACCTGCCGTTCAGCGCCGGTCCGCGCACCTGTATCGGGCAGGGCTTTGCCACCGCGGAGTCGATCCTGGCCATCGCGCGCATCTCGCAAGACTATCGGCTCGAGTTGACCGCCGGCGAGCCGCCGCGGCCGGCGCCGTGGGTGGGGCTGAGGCCGCACAACGGCATGCCCATGCAGATCGTCGGGCGGAACGGGAAGTAACAACATGCCGGCATCCGCCGCCGCGGAACTGGAACGAGCCATGGAGGTGTTCGCGCGCGGATTCTCCTACGTCCGCAGCCGCACCCACCCCTACGAAGCAACGAAGGTCGGCGTGCCCGGCTACCCTGATGCGCCGCCGCTGTGGCTACTGCGCGACGCCCCGCGGCGCCGCGGCAACTATCGCAGCGAGGAGTGGGTGAGCTGCAACCTGCCCGCGGCCGCGGTGGACGCCGCCGCGCGCGCCGGCACCCGCGGCCGCTACGTGATCTGCGCCATCCATCCTGCCGGTACCTCGGACCAGCCGTTGCGCGACGGCTTCAAGACGCTCGACTACCGGCTCAACACCACCGAGCCGCTGATGGCGCACCCGCTGCACCGCATTCCGCGCGTGCCGGAGCCGGCGGTGATTGAGCGCGTACTGACGGCGGAGATGGCCGAGCGCCTGCACCGGGCCACCAGCAACCGGCAGATCCGCCCCGACGACCTGCATCCGGGCGCTCGGCAGCGCCAGTACGTGGCGTTCATCGACGACACTGTGGTGGGCTGGGTGGGCAGCATCACCGTGAACGGCGCCACCTGGTGTCAGAACCTGTTCGTGGTGGAACAATACCGGCGCCGCGGCATCGCCCGCGCCATGCTGTGCCGCATGCTGCGCGACGACCGTGCGCACGGCGCCAGCATGGCGGTGCTGACTTCCAGCCACACCGGTGCCAAGCTCTACCCGCTGGTCGGCTACCGCCAGATCGGCCTGTTGCTGGCGTACACTCCGAGGCGCCGCGCGAACGCCGGCTGAAGCGGTGCGGGCGCCGCGGCAACCCGTGCGGGAAGCCGGCGGCGCGCGGCACTCGATGGAGCCGGGGTTTCACCGCGGGCTGCTACAGCCCGAGCATGAACTGGAAGATGCGGTCGCGCAGCCCCGGCAGCGCCTCGTGCTCGAAGTCGGGGAAGACCACCATCTCCTTGGGAGCCGTAATCTTGTTGTAGGCGGCGAACTGCGTGGAGGGCGGGCACACCTGGTCCATCAGCCCCACCCCCATCAGCACCCGCCCTTCGATGCGCGCCGCGAGGTGCTGCGCGTCGATGTAGCCGAGACGCTCGAAGTAGTGCGCCTGCCGCTCGTGCGTGGGATCGAACATGCGGAAGAAGTCGCGCAGCTCGCGGTAGGCGCGCTCGGCCTGGTCCATCTCCCACACCCGCTGGTAGTCGCACAGGAATGGGTACACGGGAGCGGCGCGCC
This portion of the Spirochaetaceae bacterium genome encodes:
- a CDS encoding ABC transporter permease, with translation MLAFIRRRFFIAIPLLVMISIASFGIILLPPGSYVETYIQRLEEQGFLANESVIEQLYRQYGLDKDPATQYWLWMRNFLTKGEMGRSFIYNMPVTDLIMERLPLSLAFTFAAFAVTWIIAVPLGIYSAVRQYSLTDYAATTMSFVGLAVPNFLLALGLAYVVFVNTGHAITSLYSLEYRNAPWSLAKVIDVAKNAWLGVVVLAVGGTAPLVRILRGTLLDELKKLYVTTARAKGLRETRVIFKYPVRIAFNPLISTIGWTLPALVSGEVIVSRVLGLETLGPVLLEGALSEDMYLVGSIVMILSALVIVGTLVSDILLAVIDPRIRFGRSAG
- a CDS encoding ABC transporter permease translates to MARRGAGAAAARAAAPGRAAAETTASDNGATTAEERAFVASQRQLVWRKFRRHKLAVMAIVVLGALYFISLFAEFFTPYPALHRFKEFGEAPPTRVRFVSPTRGLSRPFVFARARELDKATFTYQYTDSDRELVIRFFVRSEEPFTLLGFIPWNVKLFGIEDPSVPLFLFGSDRLGRDVFSRTFYAGRVSLFIGFGGVFVAFILGVILGGMSGYYGGVVDDAIQRVIDMLLSIPTIPLWIALSAALPHDWGILKIYFAITIILALLAWPGLARVVRGKLISLREEDFVMAAQVAAAKNGAIIRRHLVPGFTSYLITHLTLAIPFMIAGETALSFLGLGIRAPAVSWGTLLQDAQSISVLALQPWLIIPAFPVILAVMMFNFVGDGLRDAADPYAA
- a CDS encoding phytanoyl-CoA dioxygenase family protein, giving the protein MSPCSRAARVRKPSGSRRKCSALPTSGTPRGPGGSWLLRSSLHESWYAQCWPPTRPSVNLLMYYLVDTSPQNGCLRVIPDSHRRRFPQHEYEGHGTDIRYENPDTSVKYADAAGQIDVPIKAGDLLIGDSRVLHAPRANGTERRRMVLTMWYLPRWDDLSERMQASYSAGHRASTDGVPPETRRRLLPLLPRYTGTAAPAATNRRPGEHLKP
- a CDS encoding GNAT family N-acetyltransferase; the protein is MPASAAAELERAMEVFARGFSYVRSRTHPYEATKVGVPGYPDAPPLWLLRDAPRRRGNYRSEEWVSCNLPAAAVDAAARAGTRGRYVICAIHPAGTSDQPLRDGFKTLDYRLNTTEPLMAHPLHRIPRVPEPAVIERVLTAEMAERLHRATSNRQIRPDDLHPGARQRQYVAFIDDTVVGWVGSITVNGATWCQNLFVVEQYRRRGIARAMLCRMLRDDRAHGASMAVLTSSHTGAKLYPLVGYRQIGLLLAYTPRRRANAG
- a CDS encoding cytochrome P450, encoding MSNQEPPGPRGVPLVGNALHFRRDPLGFLTRAAREHGDIVRLTAGRQEMLFINHPALLESVLATNARRFTRSKSKPPTRLDHLLAGGEDVYRVINFPGDEDFWVRERHRFNPLLKGSALARYGPTMVRMAERHISTWRQGEVLEVHREMSRLSLDIVLNSLYGADYPDRRDAILDTCETIVRDITHRATHPFQAPPIVPTKENVKLRKAVREGRELIERVIREHPEVHDGAGDLIEVLRRAGDAEPDLLRSPEWQYQLVALLIAGHETTAVALTWTWYLLAQHPSATERLIAEVDATVAGRAPTKDDMAALAWCDAVFKEALRLYPPVPVIPRMAYEEFTLGGYTVAPGTVILICPWVTHRDGRFFADAERFRPQRWLDGPEPRRYSYLPFSAGPRTCIGQGFATAESILAIARISQDYRLELTAGEPPRPAPWVGLRPHNGMPMQIVGRNGK